Proteins encoded together in one Acipenser ruthenus chromosome 22, fAciRut3.2 maternal haplotype, whole genome shotgun sequence window:
- the LOC117431322 gene encoding keratinocyte-associated transmembrane protein 2-like, protein MAACRNMECRLTCLSVFLLFTLLLPSSSTNDTSNKINSAPRNVSVKVIIPEVTTKNETDKTVLNTAKSLPLKTTDNIDKEKPLNISTVTNKTQSITPKDNKPAAKAINTEKKITNTTPAPPPVTSVAAPTTAKSTTITTTTTRRTTTTTTTTTAKPKPKKPPVLLTTILTATEAKILKEDNLLPTRPGYEDSSPTTIIDIDIYEDDYLGLQLPIDQEQMGKMNDVNAKSELIEDVDKGIDLPEIAVHIKDTSIYSSEDEDSHFFFHLVIIAFLVAIVYITYHNKRKIVLLTQSRRWKDGLCSRSVEYHRLDQNVQDAMPSLKMTNDYIF, encoded by the exons ATGGCTGCCTGCAGGAACATGGAGTGTCGTCTGACTTGTCTCTCTGTATTTTTGCTATTTACGTTGTTACTTCCTTCGAGCTCAACGAACGATA catcaaacaaaataaattccgcTCCAAGAAATGTGTCGGTAAAGGTAATTATCCCTGAAGTTACAACTAAAAATGAAACGGACAAAACTGTTTTGAATACTGCGAAATCTCTGCCATTGAAAACTACAGATAACATAGACAAAGAAAAACCCTTAAATATATCAACAGTGACCAACAAAACTCAAAGCATAACACCTAAAGACAACAAGCCAGCAGCAAAAGctataaatacagaaaaaaagataaCCAACACAACACCAGCACCACCACCAGTTACGTCTGTGGCAGCTCCTACAACAGCTAAGAGCACTACTATTACCACTACAACAACTAGGAggactaccaccaccaccaccacaacaacTGCCAAACCAAAACCCAAGAAACCCCCAGTTCTCCTCACCACTATCCTTACTGCAACCGAAGCGAAGATTTTGAAGGAAGATAACTTATTACCAACGCGGCCTGGTTATGAAGACAGTTCTCCCACCACCATCATAGATATTGACATTTATGAAGATGATTATCTGGGTTTGCAGTTGCCCATTGACCAGGAGCAGATGGGCAAGATGAATGACGTAAATGCCAAGAGTGAGCTTATTGAAGACGTGGACAAAGGCATTGACCTGCCCGAGATTGCAGTCCACATCAAGGACACCTCCATTTACTCTTCTGAAGACGAAGACTCCCACTTCTTTTTCCACCTGGTGATCATTGCCTTCCTGGTTGCCATTGTGTACATTACTTACCATAACAAGAGAAAG ATTGTGCTGTTGACTCAAAGTAGACGATGGAAAGATGGCTTATGCTCAAGGAGCGTGGAATATCACAGGCTGGACCAGAATGTTCAAGATGCCATGCCATCACTCAAAATGACAAATGATTACATTTTCTGA